The proteins below come from a single Vanacampus margaritifer isolate UIUO_Vmar chromosome 10, RoL_Vmar_1.0, whole genome shotgun sequence genomic window:
- the hmgn6 gene encoding high mobility group nucleosome binding domain 6, whose protein sequence is MPRRKRQETEDKEEPKRRSARLLELKPATSKVEPKVKKAAKKEKAVNDKKEDKKTKKTKENAEAEANEENHSENGEAKTNEVEEAPEEAKEEAKSE, encoded by the exons ATGCCCAGGAGAAAG agACAAGAAACAGAGGACAAGGAGGAG CCCAAGAGGAGATCAGCACGGTTATTAGAG CTGAAGCCGGCCACATCTAAAGTGGAACCAAAGGTTAAGAAGGCAGCGAAG AAAGAGAAGGCTGTGAATGACAAGAAGGAAGACAAGAAGACCAAGAAGACAAAGGAGAACGCCGAGGCAGAGGCCAATGAAGAAAACCACTCTGAGAATGGAGAGGCCAAGACCAATGAG GTGGAGGAAGCACCCGAGGAGGCCAAGGAGGAGGCCAAGTCAGAGTAG
- the sh3bgrl gene encoding SH3 domain-binding glutamic acid-rich-like protein — MVIKVYIASSSGSTSIKKQQQDVMGFLAANKIGFEECDIAANEANRKWMRENVPEESRPATGHPLPPQIFNDSKYCGNYEAFFDAREDNAVYAFLGLTAPPGSKEAEAQLKKAQQ, encoded by the exons ATGGTGATCAAAGTGTACATAGCGTCCTCCTCTGGGTCCACTTCG ATTAAAAAGCAGCAGCAGGATGTGATGGGCTTCCTGGCAGCCAATAAGATCGGGTTTGAGGAGTGTGACATCGCAGCCAACGAGGCCAACCGGAAGTGGATGCGAGAAAACGTTCCCGAGGAGTCACGGCCGGCCACAGGGCACCCTCTTCCGCCACAGATATTTAATGATAGCAAATATTGTGGG AACTACGaggctttcttcgatgccagaGAGGACAACGCTGTGTATGCATTCCTCGGTCTGACTGCTCCCCCGGGCTCAAAG GAGGCTGAGGCTCAGCTGAAGAAAGCACAACAGTAG
- the LOC144059325 gene encoding uncharacterized protein LOC144059325, with protein MLGEGFLSLLHYKEDYKKDAAVSMGHKLQTSSMAPQTDIQQRGLDQEDPGFRLSQGLRAAPLAVAGLSIPRSPTVQTLETDPTLYSGACSLLEHYPDLQVADSGFISSNPLRTSATQQDLYTESCSLTRSESAEQQQLLHQPLLSLPDQGHLVICDDGNTSLGLPASQLEPMSNSLLNGLLEKKLDEVYLQHLTDNLARCNSNLGNSLLHDLVPPLQPNNLQHGPDSLESSLEKGPGGEGGKKISQLNTQNLAPCSSNFSTPIFRISEDP; from the exons ATGCTAGGAGAAGGTTTTTTGAGTTTGTTGCATTACAAGGAGGACTACAAAAAGGATGCTGCAGTTTCCATGGGACACAAGTTGCAGACAAGTTCGATGGCTCCTCAGACAGATATTCAACAAAGAG GTCTAGACCAGGAAGATCCTGGCTTCAGACTCTCTCAAGGATTGCGAGCAGCACCTCTAGCTGTCGCAGGCCTTTCTATCCCCAGGTCTCCAACTGTTCAAACCCTGGAAACAGACCCGACACTCTACTCAGGCGCTTGCAGCCTCTTGGAACATTATCCTGATCTGCAGGTGGCCGACTCTGGCTTCATCTCCTCCAACCCTCTCAGAACCAGCGCCACTCAGCAAGATCTTTACACTGAGTCTTGTTCTCTGACGCGATCAGAGAGTGCAGAACAACAGCAGTTACTTCACCAGCCTCTCCTGTCACTTCCAGACCAGGGCCATCTAGTTATATGTGACGACGGAAACACTAGCTTGGGTCTGCCGGCTTCACAGTTAGAGCCCATGTCTAACTCATTGCTGAATGGACTTTTGGAGAAAAAGCTCGATGAGGTATATCTGCAACACCTGACTGATAACCTGGCTCGATGCAACTCCAACCTGGGGAACAGCCTCCTGCATGACCTGGTGCCTCCTCTGCAACCGAACAACCTTCAGCACGGCCCAGATTCACTAGAGTCCAGTCTGGAAAAGGGACCTGGAGGAGAAGGTGGCAAGAAGATAAGTCAGCTTAACACCCAAAATTTAGCTCCATGTTCATCCAACTTTAGCACCCCTATCTTTCGTATTTCTGAGGATCCATAA